From the genome of Candidatus Polarisedimenticolia bacterium, one region includes:
- a CDS encoding cytochrome c peroxidase — translation MKLGWKVGTLAALLAIGCSRTPKEPAKPPVPQGESFTSGEYTTTLPLGLQAAAAYVPENNPISEAKIDLGRKLYFDARLSKDGTVSCATCHDPDRGFSDARPTSLGIGRQAGSRNAPTVINRLFSQEQFWDGRAADLEAQALGPIQNPIEMGHTLPEMISNLKALAGYAPAFQAAFSTPDITEGRVAQAIATYERTVLAGNSPFDRYQAGEKSMLSESAVRGMTLFNDAQKANCVTCHAGFNFTDESYHNLGVGMEKPNPDWGRFGVTKKEFDKGAFKTPTLRNVTQSGPYMHDGSEATLLDVVRFYDRGGFKNQWLSKEIKPLNLTDQDRADLVAFLESLSGDVRGIEKPTLP, via the coding sequence ATGAAACTCGGGTGGAAGGTCGGGACGCTGGCGGCGCTTCTGGCGATCGGCTGCTCCAGGACTCCGAAGGAACCCGCGAAGCCCCCCGTACCGCAGGGAGAGAGCTTCACCTCGGGCGAGTACACGACGACCCTGCCGCTCGGCCTGCAGGCCGCGGCCGCCTACGTCCCCGAGAACAACCCGATCTCCGAGGCCAAGATCGACCTGGGCCGGAAGCTCTATTTCGACGCCCGCCTGAGCAAGGACGGAACCGTGTCGTGCGCCACCTGCCACGACCCCGACAGGGGATTCTCCGACGCCCGCCCCACGTCGCTGGGCATCGGGCGCCAGGCCGGCTCGCGCAACGCGCCGACCGTCATCAACCGGTTGTTCAGCCAGGAGCAGTTCTGGGACGGCCGCGCCGCCGACCTCGAAGCGCAGGCGCTCGGCCCGATCCAGAACCCGATCGAGATGGGACACACGCTCCCCGAGATGATCTCGAATCTCAAGGCCCTCGCCGGGTACGCTCCGGCGTTCCAGGCCGCCTTCTCCACACCCGACATCACGGAGGGCCGCGTCGCGCAGGCGATCGCAACGTACGAGCGCACGGTCCTCGCCGGCAACTCCCCGTTCGATCGCTATCAGGCGGGCGAGAAGTCCATGCTGAGCGAATCGGCGGTGCGCGGCATGACGCTGTTCAACGACGCCCAGAAGGCCAACTGCGTCACCTGCCACGCCGGATTCAACTTCACCGACGAGTCGTACCACAACCTCGGCGTCGGCATGGAGAAGCCGAATCCCGACTGGGGCCGCTTCGGCGTGACCAAGAAGGAGTTCGACAAGGGGGCCTTCAAGACCCCGACGCTGCGCAACGTCACCCAGAGCGGCCCCTACATGCACGACGGCAGCGAGGCGACGCTCCTGGACGTGGTGAGGTTCTACGACCGGGGCGGATTCAAGAACCAGTGGCTGTCCAAGGAGATCAAGCCGCTGAACCTGACCGACCAGGACCGGGCCGACCTGGTCGCCTTCCTCGAGTCGCTCAGCGGCGACGTGCGCGGGATCGAGAAGCCGACGCTGCCGTGA
- a CDS encoding molybdopterin-dependent oxidoreductase: protein MSAHHSVCPLDCPDRCSLEVTLENGRVAAITGSRVNPLTDGFICAKVRDFPQRVYGKDRLLYPMRRVGAKGEGRFERVSWDEATAAIASTFKAILKEHGGEAILPFFYGGSNGLLTQGMSDERLFRSIGASRLARTVCAAPTAAASDALYGKMASVDFTDFAKSRFIIIWGANPKHSNIHLMPYLKAAREAGGRVALIDPRLTMSGQYVDLHLPVFPGTDGAVALAMIGHLERIGAVDRTFLERHTTGWEKLLERARAWTLERAASVARVEARDIATIAEAYAAADPALIRCGWGLERNRNGEPAVAAVLALPAIAGKFGRPGGGYALTSSPAYQVDDDRLAGVPEAKTRIINMNRLGRVLLEETRPPVKALFVYNCNPLVTVPDQNRIRQGLLRDDLFTVVFDQVTTDTALYADILLPATTFLEHTELSTSYGTYGVMLGDPLIEPVGEARPNEEVFGLILDRLGVDGRRPVGDALLREALAAIGGPLRETGGPLKTQAGGSDGEPAAATGAERLAALRRDRFLPFDFPGPLPIQFKTAFPRTPGRKADLWPAALGEDPYVVRDDPGSERYPLALISPATDKTISSTLGEFNHRDVRLEMHPQDAAARRLADGQAVRAHNPLGEVRVRLRINPDVRPGVVFLPKGIWNRHTLNGRVGTALVPDDVSAVSGGACFNDARIEVGPA, encoded by the coding sequence ATGTCGGCCCATCATTCCGTCTGCCCGCTCGACTGCCCCGACCGCTGCAGCCTCGAGGTGACACTCGAGAACGGTCGCGTGGCCGCGATCACCGGCAGCCGCGTCAACCCGCTCACCGACGGCTTCATCTGCGCCAAGGTGCGCGACTTTCCGCAGCGCGTCTACGGCAAGGACCGCCTGCTCTACCCGATGCGCCGCGTGGGGGCGAAAGGGGAGGGGCGCTTCGAGCGCGTCTCGTGGGACGAGGCGACGGCCGCCATCGCCTCGACCTTCAAGGCCATCCTGAAGGAGCACGGCGGCGAGGCGATCCTGCCGTTCTTCTACGGCGGGTCGAACGGCCTCCTGACCCAGGGGATGTCCGACGAGCGGCTGTTCCGCTCGATCGGCGCGTCGCGCCTGGCGCGCACCGTGTGCGCCGCGCCGACCGCGGCCGCCTCCGACGCCCTGTACGGCAAGATGGCGAGCGTCGACTTCACGGACTTCGCGAAATCCCGCTTCATCATCATCTGGGGCGCCAACCCGAAACACAGCAACATCCATCTCATGCCGTACCTGAAGGCGGCCCGCGAGGCGGGCGGCCGGGTCGCCCTGATCGATCCGCGCCTGACGATGTCGGGCCAGTACGTCGACCTGCACCTGCCGGTCTTCCCGGGGACCGACGGCGCCGTCGCCCTGGCGATGATCGGCCACCTGGAGAGGATCGGCGCGGTCGATCGGACGTTCCTGGAGAGGCACACGACCGGATGGGAGAAGCTCCTCGAACGGGCGCGCGCCTGGACGCTCGAACGGGCCGCCTCCGTGGCGCGCGTCGAGGCGCGGGACATCGCGACGATCGCCGAGGCCTACGCCGCGGCAGACCCGGCGCTGATCCGCTGCGGCTGGGGGCTCGAGCGCAATCGCAACGGCGAGCCGGCGGTCGCCGCCGTTCTCGCCCTGCCTGCGATCGCGGGGAAGTTCGGCCGGCCGGGCGGAGGTTACGCCCTGACATCCTCCCCGGCCTACCAGGTCGACGACGATCGCCTCGCCGGCGTGCCCGAGGCGAAGACGCGCATCATCAACATGAACCGGCTCGGGCGCGTCCTCCTGGAAGAGACCCGCCCGCCGGTCAAGGCGCTGTTCGTCTACAACTGCAACCCGCTGGTCACGGTCCCCGATCAGAACCGCATCCGCCAGGGCCTGCTGCGCGACGACCTGTTCACGGTGGTGTTCGACCAGGTGACCACCGACACCGCGCTCTACGCCGACATCCTGCTGCCGGCCACGACCTTCCTCGAGCACACCGAGCTGTCGACGTCGTACGGCACCTACGGCGTGATGCTGGGGGACCCCCTCATCGAGCCGGTCGGCGAGGCGAGGCCCAACGAGGAGGTCTTCGGCCTGATCCTGGATCGCCTGGGGGTCGACGGCCGGCGGCCGGTCGGCGACGCGCTCCTGCGCGAGGCGCTGGCGGCCATCGGCGGGCCGCTCAGGGAGACCGGCGGGCCGCTCAAGACGCAGGCCGGCGGGTCCGACGGGGAACCGGCCGCCGCGACCGGCGCCGAGAGGCTCGCGGCGCTGCGACGCGATCGCTTCCTGCCGTTCGACTTTCCCGGGCCGCTGCCGATCCAGTTCAAGACCGCCTTCCCGCGAACGCCCGGGCGGAAGGCCGACCTCTGGCCGGCGGCCCTGGGGGAGGATCCGTACGTGGTCCGCGACGATCCCGGAAGCGAGCGCTACCCGCTGGCGCTCATCTCGCCCGCGACCGACAAGACCATCTCCTCGACGCTCGGCGAGTTCAACCACCGGGACGTCAGGCTCGAGATGCACCCGCAGGACGCCGCCGCCCGCCGCCTCGCCGACGGCCAGGCGGTCCGCGCGCACAATCCCCTGGGAGAGGTGCGCGTCCGCCTGCGGATCAATCCCGACGTGCGGCCGGGCGTCGTCTTCCTGCCGAAGGGGATCTGGAACCGGCACACGCTGAACGGACGCGTCGGCACCGCCCTGGTGCCCGACGACGTGTCCGCCGTGTCCGGCGGGGCCTGCTTCAACGACGCCCGCATCGAGGTCGGCCCCGCCTGA
- a CDS encoding tetratricopeptide repeat protein, whose product MGPRINIETLQQGASITDEQYIREQRIPEKSIRRGVFMRNLTSDEFLAQVHNNLGVVHSERKNFEKAAIEYGRALDLDPRLPAAWYNYGNDLLRAGECRRAARFFSKSLRLYPTDVWALNNRGLAYLKLGRRKRALQDFQEALTFEPGFEQARKNLEGMHSRR is encoded by the coding sequence TTGGGCCCGCGCATCAACATCGAGACTCTGCAGCAGGGGGCCAGCATCACCGACGAGCAGTACATCCGCGAGCAGCGAATCCCCGAGAAGTCCATTCGCCGCGGAGTGTTCATGCGCAACCTGACGTCGGACGAGTTCCTGGCGCAGGTTCACAACAATCTCGGGGTTGTCCACTCGGAGAGAAAGAACTTCGAGAAGGCGGCCATCGAGTACGGACGGGCGCTCGACCTGGACCCGCGGCTGCCGGCGGCTTGGTACAACTACGGCAACGATCTGCTTCGAGCCGGCGAGTGCCGCCGAGCCGCCCGGTTCTTCTCGAAATCGCTCCGCCTCTACCCGACCGATGTGTGGGCGCTCAACAACCGCGGGCTGGCGTACCTCAAGCTGGGTAGGCGCAAGAGGGCGCTGCAGGACTTCCAGGAGGCACTCACGTTCGAGCCCGGGTTCGAGCAGGCGAGGAAGAATCTCGAGGGAATGCACTCACGGCGCTAG
- a CDS encoding prolyl oligopeptidase family serine peptidase — MTRAEDIVDEIHGTRVADPYRWLEDGRGEEVRLWVEAQNAYTRSFLDARPGREAVRNRLTSLLSIGTLTSPVPRSGRYFYTRREGSQNQPILYVRDSVKGKDRVLLDPNGLSADGTAAIDWWYPTEDGRLLAYGVSTSGDEKSTLRIIEVATGRELGDVIPNTRYCALGWLPDNSGFYYTRYPAAGEVPPGQENYNRHVFFHRLGSDWTKDPKVFGETRRPEEIIELNVSPDGAWMTLWVLEGWSRSDLYVKDLRQEGSPIVPVAEGIDALFQGEVVEGTLYLLTNWEAPRYRLFAVDPKRPQRENWRLLIPESDAVLSEAHYASGRIVALYLKDASSRLAVHGAADGKKLKDIALPTLGSIEGVGAQHNGEEAFFEFDSFTVPPSVFRIDLKTGAATPWEGVKADLDLKAFEVEQVFYPSKDGTKISMFLVHRKGLRRDGRNAVVLYGYGGFNISMTPSFSRALVLWLERGGVYAVANLRGGGEYGEEWHRAGMLDRKQNVFDDYLAAAQWLIAKKYTGADRLGIYGGSNGGLLVGAALTQKPELFRAVVCAVPLLDMVRYHNFQIAKLWVPEYGSAEDAAQFRFLYAYSPYHRVREKTAYPAVLLTTAESDSRVDPMHARKMAALLQKSTSSGRPILLRTETKAGHGIGKPLTKQIDEATDTWSFLMWQLGLEGAAARQEPAPAAR; from the coding sequence GTGACCCGCGCCGAGGACATCGTCGACGAAATCCACGGGACCCGGGTCGCCGATCCGTACCGCTGGCTGGAGGACGGCCGGGGCGAGGAGGTGCGCCTCTGGGTCGAGGCGCAGAACGCCTACACACGCTCGTTTCTCGACGCCCGGCCGGGACGCGAAGCCGTGCGCAACCGCCTGACCAGCCTCCTGTCGATCGGCACGCTGACCTCCCCCGTGCCCCGAAGCGGCCGCTACTTCTACACGCGCCGCGAAGGGAGCCAGAACCAGCCGATTCTCTACGTCCGGGACAGCGTGAAGGGAAAGGACCGCGTCCTCCTCGATCCGAACGGGCTGAGCGCCGACGGGACCGCGGCGATCGACTGGTGGTACCCGACCGAGGACGGCAGGCTCCTGGCCTACGGGGTGTCGACGAGCGGCGACGAGAAGAGCACCCTGCGCATCATCGAGGTGGCGACGGGCAGGGAGCTGGGCGACGTCATCCCGAACACGCGCTACTGCGCCCTGGGGTGGCTACCCGACAACAGCGGCTTCTACTACACCCGCTATCCGGCGGCCGGCGAGGTGCCGCCCGGCCAGGAGAACTACAACCGCCACGTCTTCTTCCACCGCCTCGGGAGCGACTGGACGAAAGACCCCAAGGTCTTCGGCGAGACGCGGCGGCCGGAGGAGATCATCGAGCTGAACGTCTCGCCGGACGGCGCCTGGATGACGCTCTGGGTGCTCGAGGGCTGGTCGCGATCGGACCTGTACGTCAAGGACCTGAGGCAGGAGGGCTCGCCCATCGTCCCGGTGGCCGAGGGGATCGACGCCCTCTTCCAGGGGGAGGTCGTGGAGGGCACGCTCTATCTCCTGACGAACTGGGAGGCGCCGCGCTACCGCCTGTTCGCCGTCGACCCGAAGCGGCCGCAGCGCGAGAACTGGCGGCTCCTGATCCCGGAAAGCGACGCGGTCCTGTCGGAGGCGCACTACGCCTCGGGACGGATCGTGGCGCTCTATCTCAAGGACGCCTCGTCGCGCCTGGCCGTGCACGGCGCGGCCGACGGCAAGAAGCTCAAGGACATCGCGCTGCCGACCCTCGGATCGATCGAAGGGGTGGGGGCGCAGCACAACGGCGAGGAGGCGTTCTTCGAATTCGATTCCTTCACCGTGCCGCCGTCGGTCTTCCGAATCGATCTCAAGACCGGCGCCGCGACCCCGTGGGAAGGGGTGAAGGCGGATCTCGACCTGAAGGCCTTCGAGGTCGAGCAGGTCTTCTACCCGTCGAAGGACGGCACGAAGATCTCGATGTTCCTGGTGCACCGCAAGGGGCTCCGCCGGGACGGCCGGAACGCCGTGGTCCTGTATGGCTACGGCGGCTTCAACATCAGCATGACGCCGTCCTTCTCGCGCGCCCTCGTCCTGTGGCTCGAGCGCGGCGGCGTGTACGCGGTGGCCAACCTGCGCGGCGGCGGCGAGTACGGCGAGGAGTGGCACCGGGCCGGCATGCTCGATCGCAAGCAGAATGTCTTCGACGACTACCTGGCCGCGGCCCAGTGGTTGATCGCGAAGAAGTACACCGGGGCGGACCGGCTGGGAATCTATGGCGGCAGCAACGGCGGGCTCCTGGTCGGCGCCGCGCTGACCCAGAAGCCGGAGCTGTTCAGGGCCGTGGTGTGCGCCGTGCCGCTCCTCGACATGGTGCGCTACCACAACTTCCAGATCGCCAAGCTCTGGGTCCCGGAGTACGGGTCGGCCGAGGACGCGGCGCAGTTCCGCTTCCTGTACGCCTACTCGCCGTACCACAGGGTCAGGGAGAAGACCGCCTACCCGGCCGTCCTTCTGACGACCGCCGAGAGCGACAGTCGCGTGGACCCGATGCACGCCCGGAAGATGGCGGCGCTCCTTCAGAAGTCGACCTCCTCCGGCCGCCCGATCCTGCTGCGCACCGAGACCAAGGCCGGGCACGGCATCGGCAAGCCTTTGACCAAGCAGATCGACGAGGCGACCGACACCTGGTCGTTCCTCATGTGGCAGCTCGGGCTCGAAGGGGCGGCCGCCCGGCAGGAGCCCGCCCCCGCCGCCCGCTAG